A region from the Vicia villosa cultivar HV-30 ecotype Madison, WI linkage group LG3, Vvil1.0, whole genome shotgun sequence genome encodes:
- the LOC131658306 gene encoding uncharacterized protein LOC131658306, whose translation MGCERGRNYKRKNESEGSYSMKGKYPFMLRYVPSGSGWKVTVKCEFHNHVLASDLDGHDILVRLKDNERKFVIEMTKYNMAPRYIIVALKDIDLENMKSVTQVDKSRYTYKMSKRGLLTEMQHHPSFIHEEKYIEVVQHVSFGVDFLLYIQNKQVRLSLLEIVGVTSMRLTFSAGFAYMKYEREENIIWALEKLKELFSFEKFLLKVLVLDRELTLMNVVKVVFLNLTHLF comes from the exons ATGGGTTGTGAGAGAGGAAGAAACTATAAAAGGAAGAATGAGTCTGAAGGCAGTTATAGTATGAAAGGTAAATATCCATTTATGCTGAGATATGTGCCAAGTGGAAGCGGTTGGAAGGTTACAGTTAAGTGTGAGTTTCACAATCATGTACTAGCCAGTGACTTAGATGGACATGATATATTAGTTCGTTTAAAAGATAATGAAAGAAAATTTGTGATTGAAATGACCAAATACAATATGGCTCCTAGATACATAATTGTTGCTTTAAAAGATATAGATCTAGAAAACATGAAGAGTGTTACACAGGTGGATAAGTCAAGATATACATACAAGATGAGCAAGAGAGGTTTGTTGACTGAAATGCAACATCACCCAAGTTTTATTCACGAAGAGAAATACAT TGAAGTTGTTCAACATGTTTCATTTGGTGTTGATTTTTTATTGTAcatacaaaacaaacag GTACGGCTATCACTACTTGAAATTGTTGGTGTTACATCCATGAGGTTAACATTTTCGGCTGGATTTGCCTATATGAAATATGAAAGGGAGGAAAATATCATATGGGCACTAGAGAAGCTAAAAGAGTTGTTCTCTTTCGAGAAGTTTCTACTAAAGGTTTTGGTTTTAGATCGTGAACTGACGTTGATGAATGTTGTGAAAGTTGTGTTTCTAAACTTAACTCATCTGTTCTGA
- the LOC131656076 gene encoding glutathione S-transferase T3-like, protein MDPNQHNSWSNFMQNGGIPPSIPNQQSNSCITNIPLISNSHHNPNFQNSHFIPNSPNNPHFGNYSYHTPPYPYQYQQFTSQPTNPNIPHVAQIGSSGMQSNDQEHETQQFCTQDSVETINLGEEVVSAPVAKTPKQRFQQKEDEVLIQSWLNVSKDSIVGVDQKGDSFWNRIGEAYNKHRDANYKERKPMALKGRWHKINSSVQKFVGCYKQAVSTQQSGSSESNIMQAAYKIYFQDEGEKFIFEAAWRLLKDEPKWLAGSLEASTKRTKNSASRAYYSSSNPPTPTSSEYNPPSPTLARRPIGQKAAKRKEKEKFVEKSTTPNVKYDSLKDDFKKKFDLMSTFARDYARIEGEKVEIERKKVESAEERLKMNDLQILSKDTSNMDTRQLQAHEILCDMIREKYGIN, encoded by the coding sequence ATGGATCCCAATCAACACAACTCTTGGTCTAATTTTATGCAAAATGGTGGCATTCCTCCTTCTATTCCAAATCAACAAAGCAACTCATGCATCACAAATATACCTCTTATCTCAAATTCACACCATAACCCAAATTTTCAAAACTCTCATTTTATCCCAAATTCACCAAATAATCCACACTTTGGAAATTACTCATATCATACACCACCTTATCCATATCAATATCAACAATTTACATCTCAACCAACTAACCCCAATATTCCTCATGTGGCTCAAATAGGTAGTAGTGGCATGCAATCAAATGATCAAGAACACGAAACACAACAATTTTGCACTCAAGATAGCGTAGAAACTATTAACCTTGGTGAAGAAGTTGTATCTGCACCGGTTGCAAAAACGCCTAAACAAAGGTTCCAACAAAAAGAGGATGAAGTTCTCATTCAATCATGGCTCAACGTTTCAAAGGATTCAATTGTTGGGGTTGATCAAAAAGGAGATAGTTTTTGGAACAGGATTGGCGAAGCTTACAACAAGCATCGTGACGCCAATTACAAAGAGAGGAAACCAATGGCACTTAAAGGTCGATGGCACAAAATTAATTCATCTGTTCAAAAGTTTGTTGGATGCTACAAACAAGCCGTGTCTACACAACAAAGTGGGAGCTCCGAGAGCAATATCATGCAAGCTGCATATAAAATTTATTTCCAAGATGAAGGTGAAAAGTTTATTTTTGAGGCTGCATGGAGATTATTGAAAGATGAACCTAAATGGCTCGCAGGTTCATTGGAAGCTTCTACAAAAAGAACAAAGAATTCAGCTTCAAGGGCATATTATTCATCTTCTAATCCACCGACACCAACGAGTAGCGAATACAATCCACCATCACCTACTTTGGCTCGTCGACCAATCGGTCAAAAGGCAGCCAAAAGGAAGGAGAAGGAAAAGTTTGTGGAAAAGTCTACTACTCCCAATGTCAAATATGATTCTTTGAAAGATgacttcaaaaaaaaatttgatttgatgtCAACGTTTGCACGAGACTATGCACGTATTGAGGGTGAAAAAGttgagatagaaagaaaaaaGGTTGAGAGTGCAGAGGAAAGATTGAAGATGAATGATTTGCAAATActttcaaaagatacatcaaatATGGATACAAGACAACTACAAGCTCATGAAATATTGTGCGACATGATTAGAGAAAAATATGGAATTAATTAG
- the LOC131656077 gene encoding uncharacterized protein LOC131656077: protein MDPSNPSHIAKMFMDYMNDDMDEELVRLFMEEEEASSSKRPRRQRRNIERNREEGHNRLFNDYFSQTPVYTNEQFRRRYRMHKHVFLRIVEALGQHDEYFQMMVDATGRSSLSPLQKCTAVIRMLAYGTSADSVDDYLRIGETTTLKCVDKFTRGVINIFGAQYLRRPNAEDIERLMRMGEARGFPGMLGSIDCMHWEWKNCPVALKGQYVRGDHGKPTVMLEALASQDLWIWHAFFGVAGSNNDINVLNQSNVFNDVLQGRAPQVHYTINRTEYNKGYYLSDGIYPEWATFVKSIPMPQGDKRKLFAQHQEAARKDIERAFGVLQSRFAIIRNPARSWHLDTLQRIMNTCIILHNMIVEDERSTYGGNFDFSYDHLSNDATTLPNDSNIDFQEFLRRRFDVRDRQIHRHLQQDLIEHIWQRYGQENSNN, encoded by the coding sequence ATGGATCCTTCCAATCCTTCCCATATCGCAAAAAtgttcatggattatatgaatgatGATATGGATGAAGAACTTGTGAGGTTgtttatggaagaagaagaagcctcGAGCTCTAAAAGGCCTAGACGTCAAAGAAGGAATATAGAGAGGAATCGTGAAGAGGGACATAATCGATTGTTCAATGATTATTTTTCACAAACTCCAGTATACACGAATGAGCAATTTCGTCGAAGGTACCGAATGCATAAACATGTGTTCCTTCGTATTGTTGAAGCTCTGGGTCAACACGATGAGTATTTTCAAATGATGGTTGATGCAACTGGTAGGTCAAGTCTTTCACCATTACAGAAATGCACTGCTGTTATCCGTATGTTGGCATATGGAACATCTGCTGATAGTGTGGATGATTATTTGAGAATTGGTGAAACCACAACACTAAAATGTGTTGATAAGTTTACAAGAGGAGTGATCAACATCTTTGGGGCACAATATTTGCGAAGGCCAAACGCTGAAGACATTGAACGCCTAATGCGAATGGGAGAGGCACGAGGATTTCCAGGTATGTTAGGGAGCATTGATTGTATGCATTGGGAATGGAAAAATTGTCCAGTTGCATTGAAAGGGCAGTATGTTCGAGGCGATCATGGGAAACCAACTGTTATGCTTGAAGCACTGGCTTCACAAGACTTGTGGATTTGGCATGCATTCTTTGGGGTAGCGGGTTCAAACAACGATATTAATGTGTTGAACCAATCCAATGTCTTCAACGATGTTTTGCAAGGACGAGCTCCTCAAGTTCACTATACAATCAATCGTACTGAATACAACAAGGGTTATTACCTATCAGATGGTATTTATCCTGAATGGGCCACGTTTGTGAAAAGTATCCCGATGCCACAAGGGGATAAGAGAAAATTGTTTGCCCAACATCAAGAAGCGGCAAGAAAGGATATTGAACGAGCATTTGGAGTTCTCCAATCCCGATTTGCGATCATACGTAACCCAGCACGATCGTGGCACTTAGACACACTCCAGCGCATAATGAATACATGCATAATATTACACAACatgattgttgaagatgaacgTTCTACATATGGTggaaattttgatttttcttaTGATCATTTAAGCAATGACGCAACAACATTGCCGAATGATTCTAATATTGATTTTCAAGAGTTCCTGCGTAGAAGATTTGATGTTCGTGATAGACAAATTCATCGACACCTTCAACAAGACTTGATAGAACATATATGGCAACGTTACGGGCAGGAGAATAGTaacaattga